From Corvus moneduloides isolate bCorMon1 chromosome 2, bCorMon1.pri, whole genome shotgun sequence, one genomic window encodes:
- the SYTL2 gene encoding synaptotagmin-like protein 2 isoform X2, whose protein sequence is MIDLSFLTEEEQEAIMKVLQRDAELKRTEEERVRRLPEKIKDDVQLKNMSGQWFYEAKSKRHRDKIHGADIIRASMRRKPATIAELGQNKMSKAKISWVNNVNKEVFVPPDLHGIVEHQEEEQQKTSLSSKEVTPVLNKPEERPVKAAVSSVKQRRNPFNSISSDDDLYSGESENRPAIVPQLSKKENWSLSEDSPPKSNLQNDETEKPKKLSVELTDESQKELIKRPIPKARKLIYKAADSVSQREDLVPKPTKHTERINGIGTPPRGILKRSSSSSSTDSEVRVSQMLDVQKKNGLSTATIFEGEGEKSSLMEEAEDSTQNSLEKLKQVRFSSSPGKGKPLQSPQLHHGKERGEHDLLKPDKEKNSSNYAAQSGSLEDKQISAAKPLGTYSSTSQMKTKDGLQEDTTASSPCDTNRSVFLISESFQTKTVTPKELETPQKTSSNTLSNSNNERSVDETCESKANQILSHESKSHKNFTDGHQLPAKREAREASNTNSTSLQQGKPDLVEERDAKTTFKPGKHADDLMKLDDESVSKVLDWFKRSSSTEDGEDVSVRSQGREPREEVDLSTRTAVLPTEHSGPGMHGKTEDTEETPFGKIKQQNSISSTSFTSENIQLIKERAKPKTGEANEKQNDKLLTESDCTRVGKKEHGQEIKQQNKKSNLLEHQEHNLPAQKCESEKAIQEKRRIREIRAFWERDTTIPSHGEKEVSIKADASGGHALTGLRESDKIKQSAVYRLKALHDQSKNTSRSPELSRASQASRNKNYHSFEFGPGHAFGKPEGALPSDEVCKSTELPKASNLHPRAGVTSASSKSKDKDEKETLKGKVAASSQQKPSFQVLSLKEKMNEKTMNQISDPSHFQSLRNFWDTGAKFQSSIDKENDSLPHNTRSVTYERKSEEDKKGRDNARNQELIQQQTQTSERKKTQKLDSVVCKKSLGSPILKGLNVTHTKNTDSLQLDRQPVISKSQEKMGLPEQEVRECTEKSIVSSKDHHKSLQLQSSSDKDTLKETVAGDKLYLPIEKMENKTTPLEKEEVAETVDKIVLPKGELNVFKSCLKKLEKEASEMSCSLNLKESILKGTHIQSNQCKVFERTREDSHDISPVDQGEEIGKSTGQANMSSTDKHENKTSLRKFREFEPLYLQYQAADKDDTLEGSQRPQAGLQNLLKETLVSHPSEYRRVGIKTHDDPNSISQTNCSVESARQEATGQPEEVHETIEKSVAGSKVDGLNSALKKLLKETSETPPPKPKCADRTAWGTSEVQVKRTMYEHGGEETQEISETIESSVAPSKASGLSSALKRLLKEASEAPPPRPKHADSTVQGTAEMQDKSTAYECDRELQQEIHEIIEKSVAPSSDSSLSSALEKLLKEASETPPPKPKRADSTVQRTLEVEAKRTTYEHEREVPHEISENIKKSVAPSKASGLSSALERLLKEASETPPPKPKCADSTVQGTAEVKTKSTAYEHDGELLQGLSETTERSALSDIEYTRSDVNLQSLPKEFSETPASVLENMDKKMHSKIQTSLSICVPHQRDRDHPQEIQETIGKTSVSNIAKFGEFSCSLEKLVQEASAASCLISKDLYKQEKFGDHTFPTEKETLLMTRSQPYNALSSYDTQMKTVLKGGASEQNVQASVNDLAVSEIEASGLKRDGAINKIGERNLVPVDLPFEGKASMVAIKPFEINEKGRNERTFLEASEQNSEFQAPLNFRRTSTPLKDESNCPQPEAAQFCLIPQHEDNNEEEGDNLNLGSKFSDENYDSHSGTGRSTCSEEELNPVLMALKRSADRKKPSKSLEDIPSATSNKEKINKPKEELILSAEDVSTVPSQPDKLFSNPEKLKGLSKSVPSFLQEESDDRETDTASESSYSFGRIKKSPSSLTNLSSSSGMASLSSVSSSLMSIYSADFGNVDVKGNIQFAIDYVEQLNELHIFICQCKDLAVADVKRQRSDPYVKTYLLPEKYRLGKRKTSVKKKTFNPVYNEILRYKIEKDLLKNQSLNISVWHNDTFGRNSFLGEVELDLGAWDWNDPSNKQINWFPLKPRTSAITLKLENRGEMKLALQYVPHPIGGRKTLSTGEVHIWVKECHNLPLLRGNRLNSFIKCTILPDTSRKSRQKTRTVAKTTNPVFNHTMVYDGFRPEDLKEACIELTVWDHNKLANHFLGGIRIGLGTGKSYGTRVDWMDSTSDETALWEKMMNSPNTWIEDTLPLRMLMVAKLTK, encoded by the exons tTCTAAAGAAGTAACCCCTGTGTTAAACAAACCAGAGGAAAGACCTGTGAAGGCAGCAGTCTCATCAGTAAAG CAAAGGAGAAATCCATTTAATTCCATTTCATCAGATGATGACTTGTACAGTGGGGAATCAGAAAACAGACCGGCCATTGTACCTCAGCTATCAAAGAAGG AAAATTGGTCACTCTCAGAAGACAGCCCACCTAAATCAAACTTACAAAATGATGAAACAGAGAAACCTAAGAAGCTTTCTGTAGAACTTACTGATGAATCACAGAAGGAACTAATTAAGCGTCCTATCCCAAAAGCTAGGAAACTAATTTACAAAGCAGCAGATTCTGTGTCACAAAGAGAAGACCTTGTTCCCAAACCAACCAAGCACACCGAGAGGATTAATGGCATTGGTACCCCACCCAGGGGCATTCTGAAGCGCAGCTCAAGCTCAAGTTCCACTGACTCAGAAGTTCGTGTCAGTCAGATGTTAGATGTTCAGAAAAAGAATGGTCTTTCTACTGCAACTATTTTTGAAGGAGAAGGTGAGAAGAGCTCTCTTATGGAAGAGGCAGAAGACTCCACACAAAATTCactggaaaaactgaaacaagtGAGGTTCTCCTCTAGCCCAGGTAAAGGAAAACCTCTGCAAAGCCCACAGCTACaccatggaaaagaaagaggagagcaTGATTTGTTAAAACCtgacaaagaaaagaacagtAGCAATTATGCTGCTCAATCAGGCTCCCTTGAGGATAAGCAAATTTCTGCTGCAAAGCCTTTGGGAACCTATTCATCAACttcacaaatgaaaacaaaagatggTTTACAAGAAGACACAACTGCATCCAGCCCTTGTGACACTAATAGATCAGTCTTCCTGATTAGTGAAAGCTTCCAGACAAAGACAGTTACTCCCAAGGAACTTGAAACTCCACAGAAGACCTCCAGCAATACCCTGTCAAATAGCAATAACGAGCGGAGCGTTGATGAGACATGTGAAAGTAAAGCCAACCAGATCCTGAGCCATGAATCAAAGTCACACAAAAACTTTACTG ATGGACATCAACTTCCTGCTAAAAGAGAAGCACGTGAGGCGTCCAATACCAATTCTACAAGTCTTCAACAAGGTAAGCCTGATCTTGTTGAGGAGAGAGATGCTAAAACCACTTTCAAGCCTGGCAAACATGCTGATGACCTCATGAAATTGGATGATGAATCTGTATCAAAAGTTTTAGACTGGTTTAAAAGAAGTTCTAGTACTGAAGATGGGGAAGATGTATCAGTGAGATCCCAAGGCAGGGAACCCAGAGAGGAAGTGGACTTGTCAACCAGAACAGCAGTTCTTCCTACAGAACACAGTGGGCCTGGCATGCATGGAAAAACAGAAGATACAGAAGAGACACCATTTGGAAAGATTAAGCAACAGAACAGTATTTCATCTACATCATTTACTTCAGAAAACATACAGCTGATAAAGGAGAGGGCGAAGCCTAAGACGGGGGAAGCAAATGAGAAGCAAAATGATAAATTGCTAACTGAATCTGATTGTACAAGAgttggaaaaaaagaacatggTCAAGAaatcaaacaacaaaataaaaaatcaaatctctTGGAACATCAAGAGCACAACTTACCAGCTCAGAAATGTGAATCAGAGAAGGcaatacaagaaaaaagaagaataaggGAGATCAGAGCATTCTGGGAAAGGGATACAACTATCCCCAGTCATGGAGAGAAAGAAGTTAGCATCAAGGCTGATGCATCAGGTGGCCATGCATTGACAGGTCTCAGAGAAagtgacaaaataaaacaatctgCAGTGTATCGACTTAAGGCATTGCATGATCAGAGCAAGAATACATCAAGAAGTCCTGAACTAAGTCGTGCAAGCCAGGcttcaagaaacaaaaattaccaCTCTTTTGAGTTTGGACCAGGCCATGCATTTGGAAAGCCAGAAGGAGCACTTCCATCTGATGAAGTTTGTAAATCTACAGAACTCCCAAAAGCCAGTAACTTGCATCCCAGAGCTGGTGTCACTTCAGCTTCCtcaaaaagcaaagacaaagaTGAGAAGGAAACTCTTAAAGGAAAAGTTGCTGCTTCTTCCCAACAGAAGCCCAGCTTCCAggttttgtctttaaaagaaaaaatgaatgagaaGACCATGAATCAAATTTCAGATCCTTCACACTTCCAGAGTCTGAGAAACTTCTGGGATACTGGTGCTAAATTCCAGAGTAGCATTGACAAGGAAAATGATTCTTTGCCACATAATACTAGATCAGTAACCtatgaaagaaaatcagaagaagataaaaaaggCAGAGATAATGCGAGAAATCAAGAGTTAATtcaacaacaaacccaaacatctgagagaaaaaaaacacagaaactaGATTCTGTGGTATGCAAAAAGTCTCTTGGATCTCCTATCCTAAAAGGTCTGAATgtgacacacacaaaaaatacagaCTCTCTCCAGCTGGACAGACAACCAGTTATCtcaaaatcccaggaaaagaTGGGTCTTCCAGAGCAAGAAGTTAGAGAATGTACAGAAAAAAGCATTGTTTCATCAAAAGATCATCACAAATCCTTGCAGCTCCAGTCATCTAGTGATAAGGATACTTTAAAGGAGACAGTAGCAGGTGATAAACTCTATTTACCTATAGAAAAAATGGAGAACAAGACTACTCCTTTGGAAAAAGAGGAAGTTGCAGAGACTGTGGATAAAATTGTTCTACCTAAAGGTGAGCTTAATGTATTTAAATCATGTCTAAAGAAGTTAGAAAAGGAAGCCTCTGAGATGTCATGTAGCTTAAACctaaaagaaagcattttaaaagggaCACATATTCAGTCAAATCAGTGCAAGGTCTTTGAGAGAACAAGGGAAGACAGTCATGATATTTCTCCTGTTGATCAAGGAGAAGAAATAGGCAAAAGTACAGGACAAGCGAATATGTCATCAACAGATAAGCATGAGAACAAAACAAGCCTCAGAAAATTTAGGGAATTTGAACCTTTGTATCTACAATACCAGGCAGCAGACAAGGATGATACTCTTGAGGGCTCTCAGAGGCCTCAAGCTGGTTTGCAGAACCTTCTCAAAGAAACCCTTGTATCTCATCCTTCTGAATATAGAAGGGTGGGAATAAAAACACATGATGACCCAAATAGTATATCACAGACTAACTGCAGTGTAGAATCAGCACGCCAAGAAGCTACTGGTCAGCCTGAAGAGGTCCATGAGACCATAGAGAAGTCTGTAGCTGGATCCAAGGTCGATGGCTTGAATTCTGCTCTAAagaagctgctgaaggaaaCCTCTGAAACACCACCTCCTAAACCCAAATGTGCTGACAGGACAGCATGGGGGACTTCTGAGGTGCAAGTTAAAAGGACAATGTATGAACATGGTGGAGAGGAGACACAGGAAATCAGTGAGACCATAGAAAGCTCTGTTGCCCCATCCAAGGCCAGTGGCTTGAGTTCTGCTTTAAAGAGGCTGCTGAAGGAGGCCTCTGAAGCACCACCTCCTAGACCCAAACATGCTGACAGCACAGTACAGGGGACTGCTGAGATGCAAGATAAAAGCACGGCTTACGAGTGTGAtagggagctgcagcaggaaatccATGAGATAATAGAAAAGTCTGTTGCCCCATCTTCAGACAGCAGCTTGAGTTCTGCTTTagagaagctgctgaaggagGCCTCTGAAACCCCTCCTCCTAAACCCAAACGTGCTGACAGCACAGTACAGAGAACTCTGGAGGTGGAAGCTAAAAGAACGACCTATGAGCATGAGAGAGAGGTGCCTCACGAAATCAGCGAGAACATAAAAAAGTCTGTTGCCCCATCCAAAGCCAGTGGCTTGAGTTCTGCTCTAGAGAGGCTGCTGAAGGAGGCTTCTGAAACACCTCCTCCTAAACCCAAATGTGCTGACAGCACAGTACAGGGGACTGCTGAGGTGAAAACCAAGAGCACGGCCTATGAGCATgatggagagctgctgcagggacttAGTGAGACCACAGAAAGATCTGCACTGTCCGACATTGAATATACCAGGTCTGATGTAAATTTGCAGAGTCTACCAAAAGAGTTTTCTGAAACACCAGCTTCTGTGCTGGAAAATATGGATAAGAAAATGCATAGTAAAATACAGACTAGTCTAAGTATATGTGTTCCACATCAACGAGACAGAGACCATCCTcaagaaatacaagaaacaaTAGGAAAAACTTCTGTTTCAAATATTGCAAAATTTGGTGAATTCAGTTGCTCTTTAGAAAAACTTGTTCAAGAAGCATCTGCAGCTTCATGTCTAATATCCAAAGATTTATATAAGCAAGAAAAATTTGGGGATCATacatttcccacagaaaaagAGACTCTACTCATGACAAGGTCACAGCCATACAATGCCCTAAGTAGCTATGATACACAAATGAAGACAGTTCTCAAAGGGGGAGCTTCAGAACAAAATGTCCAAGCCTCAGTTAATGATCTTGCAGTAAGTGAAATTGAAGCTTCTGGTCTTAAAAGAGATGGAGCTATTAACAAAATAGGAGAGAGAAACTTGGTTCCAGTTGATCTTCCCTTCGAAGGCAAGGCCAGTATGGTTGCAATCAAACCATTTGAGAttaatgaaaaaggaaggaatgaaagGACATTCTTGGAGGCCTCTGAACAGAATTCAGAATTTCAAGCACCATTGAATTTCAGAAGAACAAGCACACCACTTAAAGATGAGAGCAACTGCCCCCAGCCAGAAGCAGCTCAATTCTGCCTAATTCCTCAGCATGAGGATAACAATGAAGAGGAAGGCGACAACTTAAATTTGGGATCCAAGTTTTCAGATGAAAACTATGATTCCCACTCTGGAACTGGAAGATCAACTT GTTCTGAAGAAGAATTAAACCCTGTTTTGATGGCTTTGAAAAGGAGTGCAGATAGGAAAAAGCCTTCCAAAAGTCTAGAGGACATTCCATCAGCCACCTCAA ataaagaaaaaataaataaaccaaaggaAGAATTAATTCTTAGTGCTGAAGATG TTTCCACAGTGCCTTCACAGCCTGATAAACTGTTTTCCAATCCTGAAAAACTCAAAGGACTGAGCAAGTCAGTACCATCATTCCTACAGGAAGAG AGTGATGACAGAGAGACAGATACAGCATCAGAAAGCAGTTATTCCTTTGGCAGAATCAAGAAGAGTCCCAGCTCTCTAACCAATCTTAGCAGCTCTTCTGGCATGGCCTCCTTATCCTCT GTGAGCAGCAGCCTAATGAGCATCTATAGTGCAGACTTTGGCAATGTTGATGTGAAGGGGAACATTCAGTTTGCCATTGATTATGTAGAACAGCTGAACGAGCTccacatttttatttgtcaGTGTAAAGACCTGGCAGTAGCAGATGTTAAGCGACAGCGTTCAGACCC GTATGTAAAGACCTACCTGCTTCCAGAAAAATACAGACTGGGCAAACGGAAGACCTCtgtcaaaaagaaaacttttaatcCAGTCTATAATGAAATACTGCGG TATAAAATTGAGAAGGATCTCCTAAAGAATCAAAGCCTCAATATCTCTGTCTGGCACAATGATACCTTTGGGAGGAATAGCTTCCTTGGTGAAGTGGAGTTGGATTTAGGAGCTTGGGATTGGAATGATCCATCCAATAAGCAGATCAACTGGTTTCCCCTCAAGCCAAGG acttCAGCAATAACTCTTAAACTAGAAAACAGAGGGGAGATGAAACTAGCCCTCCAGTATGTCCCACATCCAATTGGAG gaaGGAAGACTCTATCTACTGGTGAGGTCCACATCTGGGTGAAGGAATGCCATAACCTCCCTCTTCTGAGAGGCAATAGGCTCAACTCCTTTATTAAGTG taCCATTCTTCCAGACACCAGCAGAAAAAGTCGCCAGAAAACAAGGACAGTTGCAAAAACTACAAACCCAGTATTCAACCACACCATGGTCTATGATGGCTTTAGACCAGAAGATTTAAAAGAAGCCTGCATAGAACTCACAGTCTGGGATCACAACAAACTAGCAAACCACTTTTTGGGAGGCATCCGGATAGGCCTTGGAACAG GCAAAAGCTATGGAACTAGAGTAGACTGGATGGATTCTACTTCAGATGAAACTGCCCTTTGGGAGAAGATGATGAACTCTCCAAACACCTGGATAGAAGATACACTACCTCTCAGGATGCTTATGGTTGCAAAATTGACAAAATAG